From the genome of Aerococcus urinaehominis:
TCGCATGCGAACCATAAGCAGAAATATTTAAAATAGGGGTGATAAAATGGCTAGACATATGATTTTTATTTATAAAGTACCAACATCATCACAACGCTTGGTTTTTGTATATTCTTCTAACCAGCTTATTTATCCCGATGACTTGCCAGAAAAGCTAGACGATATTATCGAAAAATATGAGCTAGCTATTCATTATTTGACAACTGATGATTTAACGATTGCAAGTATTAAAGATAAGGATCCCTTTTTTGAAGGTATAGAATTTTATACTGATTTAGGTTTATTTATTGATAAACTAGATGGTTTAATCAGCCAAGCTACTATTTCGCCACTTGCATTTTCAAAATTACTTTTGAGCAAATTTAAGCTTGATAAGCTAGAAATTCAAAAGGTTCTGTATCTTATCTATGCAGAATGTTTGCAAAATGGGGTTAAGTTATTTAATGAATCCCCGGTAGCCTATCTCTATGGTCCAGTTTTTGAAGATGTTTACCAAGAGTATAAGTCACAAGCAAGAGGGGCGAAAATCGAAGTTGATTTATCTTACGAAGATCTAATCTTGTTGCCCAAGACAGTTTATACACCCGAAGTCAGAAAAACTACTGAGCGAATTATTGATGCCATAGCTACAAAAACTGGTGGTGCATTAATTGATATCACTCATGCGCCTGATGGGCCTTGGGATATGGTCTACGAAGAAGGATGTAATCGGGAAATTCCAGATAGTCTTATCCTAGCTTGTAATGATAAAGTTACCGCCTTGCTTTATAACTAAGTATTAGGATTATATTTAAAAAAAGAGAGACGCAGAATGCCCTTAATTGTAGGAGCAAAGCCATTCTGTGTCTCTTTTTTGATATCATCATTTACAAATAATCGTGCGAAAATATTTCGGACTTAATTTGAAATTGTTGTCCTGATGCGATTTATCATTAAATCAATTTTGCGAAAATCGTGTGAGATTTTAGTCGAATTGAGGGTCAGGCTGGGGAGAAGTGAACCAATCTTTGAGACTAGAAATAACTGAAGAGGAAATATGTAGAGTTAAAAAGCTAATAATAAAATTTCTGATTCTTTTTGAGAAACTTATTCTGCAATTGCAAATACCGGTTGCTGTGGGTTTTCTTTTGCCTTTTTTTGATAGCGTTATCATTAGCAGGCTTCCTTCTGCTATAATAGGCTCAAAGGAGTGAATGACATGAGTCAAGACTTAAATAATATCGAACGGGATGCTTGGAAAAATCCGGATTATTCGGTGATGGCCAAGTTTTCTTTAGCTGGTAAAAAGGGTTTTGTCACTGGGGCGGCTGGTGGCATTGGCCGGAATGTGGCGGCAGCCTGGGCTGAGGCGGGGGC
Proteins encoded in this window:
- a CDS encoding type II toxin-antitoxin system antitoxin SocA domain-containing protein, translating into MARHMIFIYKVPTSSQRLVFVYSSNQLIYPDDLPEKLDDIIEKYELAIHYLTTDDLTIASIKDKDPFFEGIEFYTDLGLFIDKLDGLISQATISPLAFSKLLLSKFKLDKLEIQKVLYLIYAECLQNGVKLFNESPVAYLYGPVFEDVYQEYKSQARGAKIEVDLSYEDLILLPKTVYTPEVRKTTERIIDAIATKTGGALIDITHAPDGPWDMVYEEGCNREIPDSLILACNDKVTALLYN